From the genome of Papaver somniferum cultivar HN1 chromosome 2, ASM357369v1, whole genome shotgun sequence, one region includes:
- the LOC113353519 gene encoding protein CHROMATIN REMODELING 25-like isoform X2: protein MQNDLEEFFAMVNFTNPGILGDAAYFRRYYESPIISGREPTTTEEERNLSVERSAELSTKVNQFILRRTNALLSNYLPPKVQMRGFEGNVVNVCKHGNMPVIRDSFAKGNSQEY from the exons ATGCAG AATGATCTGGAAGAGTTCTTTGCGATGGTTAATTTTACCAATCCAGGAATCTTGGGGGATGCTGCATATTTTCGACGATACTATGAG TCACCAATCATTTCTGGAAGAGAACCTACAACAAcagaagaagagagaaatcttAGCGTTGAGCGGTCTGCTGAATTAAGCACAAAAGTAAATCAG TTTATTTTGAGGAGGACCAATGCTTTGCTATCAAATTATCTACCACCAAAG GTACAGATGAGAGGATTTGAAGGGAATGTGGTCAATGTGTGTAAACATGGAAACATGCCAGTAATAAGGGATTCCTTTGCAAAGGGTAATTCCCAAGAATATTAG
- the LOC113353520 gene encoding uncharacterized protein LOC113353520 — protein sequence MLGFRNKGTVTEIVTDSDDSFLYYFFAFGVCIEGFKNCFRPAFAVDGTHLTGPRQGVLLSVVGMDPDESIYPMDFVVVDSENNESWEWFMRKLAEVLGDKYAMNEDVVVATDRHQSIGRAIRLAFPCANQVYCIHHLSENIKQTYHSAAASVAFTRAAKAFSNDEYELAMRDLGLASPAALKSVVDLGPEMWARVKARTGRFTLMTTNACETFNSRIADVKGLPICYLVYYIRRLLMEWFCQRRQLALDWQDPLSKHARDIIKERWAVAKSFVACHVDGDEYEVDEGDYEEKHTVYLDRRSYTCKVFDYQHLPCPHVLAVCETYKIKEEGLCGNYYKTFVWRYMYEPKIYGVLSPETWDVPTEVAERVVLPPKITPEVGRRSIKRKRAAIEKPRKKRGCSRCHHTGHYANIKLCLKA from the exons ATGCTTGGTTTTCGTAACAAGGGTACTGTTACCGAGATTGTAACTGATTCGGATGATTCTTTTCTATATTATTTCTTTGCTTTTGGAGTATGTATTGAAGGATTCAAAAACTGTTTCAGACCCGCTTTTGCGGTTGATGGTACACATCTTACAGGGCCACGCCAAGGTGTTTTACTGTCAGTCGTTGGAATGGATCCCGACGAGTCGATCTATCctatggattttgttgttgttgattcagaGAATAATGAATCATGGGAATGGTTTATGAGAAAGTTAGCCGAAGTACTTGGCGATAAGTATGCTAtgaatgaagatgttgttgtggcaACAGACAGGCATCAATCGATCGGTAGAGCCATAAGGTTGGCATTTCCTTGTGCTAATCAAGTATACTGCATCCACCACCTTTCAG AAAACATCAAACAAACTTACCACAGCGCCGCGGCTTCGGTGGCATTTACAAGAGCTGCAAAAGCATTTAGCAATGATGAGTATGAACTTGCTATGAGAGACCTAGGTTTAGCCAGCCCCGCTGCTTTAAAATCTGTAGTGGATCTTGGACCGGAAATGTGGGCCAGGGTAAAGGCTAGAACAGGTCGTTTTACTCTCATGACCACAAACGCCTGTGAAACTTTCAATTCAAGAATAGCTGATGTTAAAGGTCTTCCAATCTGCTATTTAGTCTATTACATTCGAAGGCTCCTTATGGAATGGTTCTGCCAACGTAGACAACTAGCTCTTGATTGGCAAGATCCTTTGAGTAAACATGCACGGGATATAATCAAAGAACGGTGGGCTGTGGCAAAAAGTTTTGTGGCTTGCCATGTCGATGGGGACGAATATGAAGTGGACGAGGGTGACTATGAAGAGAAGCACACCGTGTATCTTGACCGAAGGTCTTACACGTGCAAAGTGTTTGACTATCAGCATCTTCCGTGTCCCCACGTACTTGCAGTGTGTGAGACatataaaataaaagaagaaggccTTTGTGGGAATTATTATAAAACATTTGTTTGGAGATATATGTATGAACCTAAAATCTATGGTGTGCTGAGCCCAGAAACTTGGGATGTCCCAACggaggtggcagagcgggtggtGCTTCCTCCAAAAATTACACCGGAAGTTGGTCGTCGGAGCATCAAGAGGAAAAGGGCTGCCATTGAAAAACCTAGAAAGAAAAGAGGTTGTTCAAGGTGTCACCATACGGGGCATTATGCTAACATCAAACTTTGTCTCAAGGCTTAG
- the LOC113353519 gene encoding protein CHROMATIN REMODELING 25-like isoform X1 produces MQNDLEEFFAMVNFTNPGILGDAAYFRRYYESPIISGREPTTTEEERNLSVERSAELSTKVNQFILRRTNALLSNYLPPKIVEVVCCKLSPLQLELYNHFIHSKNVGLFSFHLSILEKHFSETPLAEVSIFVKDILEESSLADFGTDERI; encoded by the exons ATGCAG AATGATCTGGAAGAGTTCTTTGCGATGGTTAATTTTACCAATCCAGGAATCTTGGGGGATGCTGCATATTTTCGACGATACTATGAG TCACCAATCATTTCTGGAAGAGAACCTACAACAAcagaagaagagagaaatcttAGCGTTGAGCGGTCTGCTGAATTAAGCACAAAAGTAAATCAG TTTATTTTGAGGAGGACCAATGCTTTGCTATCAAATTATCTACCACCAAAG ATAGTTGAAGTTGTCTGTTGCAAGTTGAGTCCTCTTCAGTTAGAGTTATATAACCATTTTATACATTCCAAAAATGTAggtcttttttcttttcatttgtccattttagaaaaacatttttcCGAAACTCCATTGGCAGAAGTATCCATATTTGTTAAAGACATACTTGAAGAATCCTCATTAGCTGATTTTG GTACAGATGAGAGGATTTGA